A window from Citrus sinensis cultivar Valencia sweet orange chromosome 5, DVS_A1.0, whole genome shotgun sequence encodes these proteins:
- the LOC127902379 gene encoding uncharacterized protein LOC127902379, whose translation MALCFQQEIGLVDDVIVDEQDIPAPAPPATILLQDIPVRGTLLPDVCSSLLVFVEAYPTNKGNARELEKRSCRLAFRGHDESDGSSNKGNFLELLHFLVDHNEDINVVTFKNTPLNLQMTSPKIQKNIVSCVATETTNALIREMDGALFSVLIDESCDISTKEQMAVVLRYVDKNGYVVERFVGIEHVSSTTAVSLKESLDNMFSRFGLSLSMLRGQGYDGASNMQGEFNGLKTLILEENESAYYVHCFAHQLQLALISVAKKHEEVNSLFNLVSMLVNVVGVSAKRRDILHEKHALAVTLKH comes from the exons ATGGCTTTATGCTTCCAGCAGGAGATTGGCCTCGTGGATGACGTaatcgtggacgagcaggatattcCTGCTCCTGCTCCCCCGGCTACCATACTCTTACAAGATATACCTGTTCGAGGAACCCTGCTACCAGATGTCTGCTCATCACTGCTGGTCTTCGTCGAAGCATATCCCACAAACAAAGGAAATGCTAGAGAACTAGAAAAACGTTCTTGCC GGCTAGCATTTCGTGGGCATGATGAGTCTGATGGTTCAAGCAACAAAGGGAATTTTCTTGAGCTTTTGCACTTCCTTGTTGATCATAATGAAGATATTAATGTTGTTACTTTCAAAAATACTCCTCTAAATCTGCAAATGACATCTCCAAAGATCCAAAAAAACATTGTAAGTTGTGTTGCAACTGAAACTACTAATGCTCTTATTAGAGAGATGGATGGTGCATTATTTTCTGTTCTGATTGATGAGTCTTGTGATATATCTACAAAAGAGCAAATGGCTGTTGTATTACGTTATGTGGATAAGAATGGATATGTGGTTGAACGTTTTGTAGGCATTGAACATGTTTCTAGCACTACAGCTGTCTCACTTAAAGAATCTCTTGATAATATGTTTTCAAGGTTTGGATTGAGTTTGTCAATGTTACGTGGGCAAGGTTATGATGGGGCAAGTAATATGCAGGGTGAGTTTAATGGTTTGAAAACGCTCATTTTAGAAGAGAATGAATCTGCTTATTATGTTCACTGTTTTGCTCATCAACTTCAGTTGGCTCTTATTTCCGTGGCAAAAAAGCATGAGGAAgttaattctttattcaatTTAGTTTCAATGCTAGTTAATGTTGTTGGAGTGTCAGCTAAACGTCGTGACATTCTACATGAGAAACATGCTCTTGCAGTTACTTTAAAGCATTAG
- the LOC127902380 gene encoding uncharacterized protein LOC127902380 produces the protein MDDLFLIPGRSRRKAREITNLHWYRVELFYVVLDMQLQELNNRFNESNTELLICLACLCPNDLFVAFDKEKLLQLAEFYPKDFSAIDLIALEMQLDAYITDLRSSAEFSKLKGIGELARTMVKTKKDKVYPLVYQLVTLALILSIATATVERVFSAMNFVKNQLRNRMGDQWLNDNLVVYIEKYVFACIDNEDFIRRFQNMKTCRNS, from the coding sequence atggatgatttgtttttaattccaGGGCGATCACGCCGTAAAGCTAGAGAGATCACAAATTTACATTGGTATCGAGTTGAGTTATTTTATGTTGTCTTAGACATGCAACTTCAAGAGTTAAATAATCGTTTCAATGAGTCAAATACTGAGTTGCTTATTTGTTTGGCTTGTCTATGTCCAAATGATTTGTTTGTAGCTTTTGACAAGGAAAAATTACTGCAACTTGCTGAATTTTATCCTAAAGATTTTTCTGCAATAGATCTTATAGCACTTGAGATGCAACTTGATGCATACATTACGGATTTACGATCTAGTGcagaattttcaaaattgaaagggATTGGTGAACTTGCAAGGACAATGGTTAAGACTAAAAAGGACAAGGTGTACCCGTTAGTTTACCAATTGGTTACATTGGCTTTAATTCTATCTATAGCTACTGCCACTGTAGAAAGAGTATTTTCAGCCATGAATTTTGTGAAGAATCAACTTCGAAACCGGATGGGTGATCAATGGCTGAATGATAACTTAGTTGTATACAtagaaaaatatgtatttgCTTGTATTGACAATGAAGATTTTATTCGacgttttcaaaatatgaaaacatgTCGGAACAGTTga